A genomic stretch from Deinococcus ruber includes:
- a CDS encoding class I SAM-dependent rRNA methyltransferase, which translates to MAAARAALPASGTTLYRAAHTTETAGLYSLDVAGSVGILSLYREQSAVQETELAELCAEVLHLDSVYLKRRPQEARHAANVQRQELAPPGPVWGAAQPEVTALEDGVPFLIRPGGDLSTGLFTDARPARRWVRSHAAGRVLNTFAYTCGFGLSAALAGADSVKNLDLSRKVLNWGQENYALSGLPAPDTDFISGDVFDWLGRFERRGERFDLLILDPPSFARSKSGVWRSERDYPKLAAQAAALLEPGGQLMAMNNHAGVSAQQFARMLRQGAPTISLVQQFGAGEDYPGADHLKVMVGRL; encoded by the coding sequence ATGGCCGCCGCCCGCGCCGCACTTCCGGCGAGCGGCACCACGCTCTACCGCGCCGCGCACACCACCGAGACGGCTGGACTGTACTCGCTGGACGTGGCGGGGTCGGTGGGGATCCTGAGCCTGTACCGCGAGCAGAGCGCCGTGCAGGAAACCGAACTGGCCGAACTCTGCGCCGAGGTGCTGCATCTGGACAGCGTGTACCTGAAGCGCCGCCCGCAGGAGGCCCGCCACGCCGCCAACGTGCAGCGGCAGGAACTCGCGCCGCCCGGCCCGGTGTGGGGCGCGGCTCAGCCGGAGGTGACGGCGCTGGAAGACGGCGTTCCCTTCCTGATCCGGCCCGGCGGCGACCTGAGCACCGGGCTGTTTACCGACGCCCGCCCGGCCCGCCGCTGGGTGCGGAGCCACGCCGCCGGACGGGTGCTGAACACGTTTGCGTACACCTGCGGCTTCGGTCTGAGCGCAGCTCTGGCAGGCGCAGACTCGGTCAAGAATCTGGATCTGTCGCGCAAGGTGCTGAACTGGGGACAGGAAAATTACGCGCTGTCAGGGCTGCCCGCTCCCGATACAGACTTCATCTCGGGCGACGTGTTCGACTGGCTTGGCCGCTTCGAGCGCCGTGGCGAACGCTTCGATCTGCTGATTCTCGATCCACCCAGTTTCGCCCGCAGCAAGAGTGGCGTATGGCGCAGCGAGCGCGATTATCCGAAACTGGCGGCCCAGGCAGCGGCGCTGCTCGAACCGGGTGGGCAGCTGATGGCGATGAATAACCATGCGGGCGTCTCGGCGCAGCAGTTTGCCCGCATGCTCCGGCAGGGTGCGCCCACCATCAGCCTCGTTCAGCAGTTCGGCGCGGGCGAGGATTATCCAGGGGCCGATCATCTGAAGGTGATGGTGGGGCGCTTGTAG
- a CDS encoding MarC family protein, which yields MSFDVADALTLANRTFVTMLVVMDPIGLAPIFIGLAGGRPSAERRALSLKASVVAGGILLAFGLFGRALLEKLGISLDAFRVAGGVLLFLIALDMVFARSNSSRESEEEEREAKDRPDISVFPLAIPLIAGPGTLASMMILASDAHGSAVLLGTVLLVTGSVLLLCYLALRLSGQIARVIGLTGVHVVTRVLGVLLGALAVQYVADGVRGFIVH from the coding sequence ATGTCGTTTGATGTTGCGGACGCGCTCACGTTGGCCAATAGAACATTTGTAACCATGCTGGTGGTCATGGACCCCATCGGCCTGGCCCCCATTTTCATCGGGCTGGCCGGAGGAAGGCCGAGCGCCGAGCGGCGGGCGCTGTCGCTGAAGGCGTCGGTGGTGGCGGGCGGAATTCTGCTGGCCTTTGGGCTGTTCGGGCGGGCGCTGTTGGAAAAACTGGGTATCAGTCTCGACGCTTTCCGGGTGGCGGGCGGTGTCCTGCTGTTTCTGATCGCGCTCGATATGGTCTTTGCACGCAGCAACAGCAGCCGCGAATCTGAGGAGGAGGAGAGGGAGGCCAAAGATCGCCCCGATATCAGCGTCTTTCCGCTCGCCATTCCACTGATTGCCGGGCCTGGCACGCTCGCCAGCATGATGATTCTGGCCTCGGACGCGCACGGCTCGGCGGTGCTGCTGGGGACGGTGCTGCTGGTAACCGGCTCTGTGCTGCTGCTGTGCTACCTCGCGCTGCGGCTGAGCGGTCAGATTGCCCGCGTGATCGGTCTGACCGGGGTTCATGTGGTCACGCGGGTCCTGGGTGTACTGCTGGGGGCGCTGGCGGTTCAGTACGTGGCCGACGGTGTACGCGGCTTTATTGTGCACTGA
- the argR gene encoding arginine repressor: MLSKDQRHKRIQEIISTESIATQAELVGRLRESGVNITQATVSRDINELRLVRLPVGKGRHRYSLAQVGQHDNVQNELAQLFQSFVTDVDRGENVLVIRTADGHATGVALLLDRLRRDDIVGTIAGEDTIFVVARTVQDGETLMEELNELMLG, from the coding sequence ATGCTCAGCAAAGATCAACGTCATAAGCGAATTCAGGAAATTATTTCCACCGAGAGTATTGCCACACAGGCCGAACTGGTCGGACGACTGCGCGAAAGCGGTGTGAATATCACACAGGCCACTGTCAGCCGCGACATCAACGAGTTACGGCTGGTGCGGCTGCCGGTGGGGAAGGGGCGGCACCGCTACTCGCTGGCACAGGTCGGGCAGCACGATAACGTTCAGAACGAGCTGGCGCAGCTGTTTCAGAGTTTCGTGACCGATGTGGACAGGGGAGAGAACGTGCTGGTGATCCGCACCGCCGATGGACACGCGACCGGTGTGGCGCTGCTGCTCGACCGTCTGCGCCGAGATGACATCGTGGGCACCATCGCCGGAGAGGACACGATTTTCGTGGTCGCCCGTACCGTGCAGGACGGCGAAACCCTGATGGAAGAACTGAACGAATTGATGCTGGGGTAA
- the coaBC gene encoding bifunctional phosphopantothenoylcysteine decarboxylase/phosphopantothenate--cysteine ligase CoaBC, translated as MTPDVSQASPLALVIVGGSMAAVKAPSALRRLREAGFLTQVIATAAALQFVTPLSLSTAADSVLHTDESWFAPQPGAQHLQLARADVAVVVGAGADLLARAALGHASDLASATLLSVRGAVLWVPAMNEAMWTHPAVQANVQRLQAFGHTFLGPVPGAFGSSGEGTGMGRMAEPEDIAAQAWKLAHPVPQDYSGLRVVVSAGPTREYLDPVRFISNPSSGKMGFAVAEAARDRGAAVTLVTGPVNLPDPAGMVVERIETALELRDAVLKAAADADVIVMTAAVADYRAAEAKTEKEAKTAGEVSVHLVPNPDILAELGRSKGRRVLVGFAMETHAGIERAAAKAARKNADFILLNYPTREGTAFGGDDNQVTLVRPDGSHDAWPRLSKREVGERLLSAALPLVSSDE; from the coding sequence GTGACTCCTGATGTTTCGCAGGCATCTCCGCTCGCTCTGGTGATCGTGGGGGGCAGTATGGCCGCTGTCAAGGCTCCGTCGGCGCTGCGGCGTCTGCGGGAGGCAGGCTTCCTGACGCAGGTGATCGCCACGGCTGCCGCACTTCAGTTCGTCACGCCGCTGAGCCTGAGTACCGCAGCCGATTCGGTGCTGCACACCGATGAGAGCTGGTTTGCGCCGCAGCCGGGCGCACAGCACCTTCAGCTCGCCCGCGCCGATGTGGCCGTGGTGGTGGGCGCAGGGGCCGATCTGCTGGCCCGCGCTGCCCTGGGACATGCCAGCGATCTGGCGAGCGCCACGCTGCTGAGCGTGCGGGGAGCGGTGCTGTGGGTGCCTGCCATGAACGAGGCGATGTGGACGCACCCGGCGGTACAGGCCAATGTGCAGCGCCTCCAGGCGTTCGGGCATACCTTTCTGGGGCCAGTGCCCGGTGCATTCGGGTCCAGCGGTGAGGGAACCGGGATGGGCCGCATGGCAGAGCCGGAAGACATCGCGGCGCAGGCGTGGAAGCTGGCGCATCCGGTTCCGCAGGATTATTCCGGCCTGCGCGTGGTCGTCTCGGCTGGCCCGACCCGCGAATACCTCGACCCGGTGCGCTTTATCTCCAATCCCAGCAGCGGCAAGATGGGCTTCGCGGTGGCCGAGGCGGCACGCGACCGGGGCGCAGCCGTGACACTGGTGACCGGGCCTGTGAATCTGCCCGACCCCGCCGGAATGGTGGTGGAGCGCATTGAAACGGCGCTGGAGCTGCGAGACGCGGTGCTGAAGGCTGCCGCCGATGCCGACGTAATCGTGATGACGGCGGCAGTGGCCGATTACCGCGCCGCCGAAGCCAAGACCGAGAAGGAAGCAAAGACGGCGGGCGAGGTGAGTGTTCATCTGGTGCCCAATCCCGATATTCTGGCCGAGCTGGGACGTAGCAAGGGGCGGCGGGTGCTGGTGGGCTTTGCGATGGAAACACACGCGGGCATCGAGCGGGCGGCTGCCAAAGCAGCACGCAAGAATGCCGATTTCATCCTGCTGAATTATCCGACCAGGGAAGGCACGGCGTTCGGTGGCGACGACAACCAGGTGACGCTGGTGCGTCCAGACGGCTCGCACGATGCCTGGCCCCGCCTGAGCAAGCGCGAGGTCGGCGAGCGACTGCTGAGTGCGGCTCTCCCGCTCGTGTCCTCCGACGAGTGA
- a CDS encoding RecX family transcriptional regulator, which translates to MPDRPRASRARAPRTDGAARPERIATPEQERERLLLYAFRALGQRALSRHELRERLLRRTEQPDIAEAVLARVQELGYLSDEQVAHSEAARRGVGQHRVRQKLRQRGVEAGVVAQVMAERDPDAEEEDARTLLDRRWDTFQRSGDPVKRAHAFLMRRGYPGALIWRLLREKAAEVPDEVETEEEGF; encoded by the coding sequence GTGCCTGACCGTCCACGAGCTTCCCGAGCCAGAGCGCCCAGAACTGACGGCGCAGCCCGGCCCGAGCGCATCGCCACGCCCGAACAGGAGCGCGAACGTCTGCTGCTGTATGCCTTCCGGGCGCTGGGGCAGCGTGCCCTCAGTCGCCACGAGCTGCGCGAACGCCTGCTGCGCCGCACCGAACAGCCCGATATTGCCGAAGCGGTGCTGGCGCGTGTGCAGGAACTGGGCTATCTGAGCGACGAGCAGGTCGCCCACTCGGAGGCAGCGCGGCGCGGCGTGGGACAGCACCGGGTCCGCCAGAAGCTGCGTCAGCGCGGTGTGGAAGCCGGGGTGGTCGCTCAGGTGATGGCGGAGCGTGACCCGGACGCCGAAGAGGAAGATGCCCGCACCCTGCTGGATCGGCGCTGGGACACATTTCAGCGCAGTGGCGACCCGGTCAAACGCGCCCACGCCTTCCTGATGCGGCGCGGCTATCCCGGCGCACTGATCTGGCGGTTGCTGCGCGAGAAGGCGGCTGAAGTACCGGATGAGGTGGAAACCGAGGAAGAAGGATTCTGA
- the rpsT gene encoding 30S ribosomal protein S20, whose translation MALRHKSAQKRHRQSLKRRMLNRSRKSTIKTFVKKAVDAVNTSAENATELQRRAESLIDKAAKGSTMHKNTAARKKSRLAKRINKEKAAQQAAQK comes from the coding sequence ATGGCCTTACGTCACAAGTCTGCCCAGAAGCGTCACCGCCAGAGCCTCAAGCGCCGCATGCTCAACCGCAGCCGCAAGAGCACCATCAAGACCTTTGTCAAGAAGGCGGTGGACGCGGTGAACACCAGCGCCGAAAACGCCACCGAGTTGCAGCGCCGCGCCGAGAGCCTGATCGACAAGGCCGCCAAGGGCAGCACCATGCACAAGAACACCGCTGCTCGCAAAAAGAGCCGCCTCGCCAAGCGCATCAACAAAGAAAAGGCCGCTCAGCAGGCTGCCCAGAAGTAA
- the uvrA gene encoding excinuclease ABC subunit UvrA: MLQNLIVKGAREHNLKNVTVELPRNKFVVITGVSGSGKSTLAFDTIYAEGQRRYVESLSAYARQFLGLMEKPDVDGIEGLSPAISIDQKTTSHNPRSTVGTVTEIHDYLRLLYARVGTPYCPICGRKIERQSPSEITDKLLSGYDGQRAILLAPVVRGRKGEYRKLFGDLKREGFARVRVDGTIYEMDDAEKLKLEKFEKHDVDVVIDRLNIKDSDRSRIAESVELGLRRGESLLRVLFPDSGAEELYSEKFACPEHGSVLEELEPRSFSFNNPYGACPDCSGLGFKNEFSAELVIDPKLSLAEGAILPWSKKGTGGGVYYWDKIKALAEHMAFDTKTPWQELPKEAQHAILHGPGKPFEVVYRRGGKETMRFETEFEGVLVNLERRYAETESEFMREKMEEMMELCPCPTCGGTRYKPEILAVRVGGLNISQASHMSVLDADAFFAGLEAGTLDHDAIEPYLKTGVGGSQLAHAPHRYEYTLGEFGTQVAAPIGRAVRTRLKFLVDVGLDYLSLDRAANTLSGGEAQRIRLATQVGSGLTGVLYVLDEPSIGLHPKDNHRLIGTLKHLRDLGNTLLVVEHDEDTMMEADHLVDMGPGAGIHGGHVVAQGTPEEVKADGNSLTGKYLRGELKIEVPATRRRGNGKKLSVRGAKENNLQNVDIDIPLGTMTVVTGPSGSGKSTLIHDILHATLARDLNGAKTTPGKADAIVGIDHLDKVIEIDQSPIGRTPRSNPATYTGVFTEVRDLFTRTAESRRRGYQAGRFSFNVKGGRCENCKGDGVMKIEMNFLPDIYVPCEVCKGARYNRETLEVKYNGKSISDVLDMTVEDARDFFENIPTIERKMQLMCDVGLGYMRVGQPSTTLSGGEAQRIKLASELSKRATGKTIYILDEPTTGLHFEDVRKLMEVLERLVEGGNTLLIIEHNLDVMKCADWIIDLGPEGGVRGGTVVATGTPEQVAAHASSHTGAYLAKVPGIVPEELPQRELVAASTDDKPKKSRKKA; this comes from the coding sequence ATTTTGCAGAACTTGATCGTCAAGGGTGCGCGGGAACACAACCTCAAGAACGTGACTGTGGAACTGCCGCGCAACAAATTCGTGGTCATCACCGGGGTATCGGGCAGCGGCAAGAGCACGCTGGCCTTCGACACCATCTATGCCGAGGGCCAGCGCCGCTACGTCGAGTCGCTGTCGGCGTATGCACGTCAGTTCCTGGGCTTGATGGAAAAGCCAGATGTGGACGGCATCGAGGGCCTCTCTCCTGCCATTTCCATCGACCAGAAGACCACCAGCCACAACCCGCGCAGCACGGTGGGCACCGTGACCGAGATTCACGACTATCTGCGCCTGCTATACGCCCGTGTGGGCACGCCGTATTGCCCCATCTGCGGGCGCAAGATCGAGCGCCAGAGCCCGAGCGAAATTACCGACAAGCTGCTAAGCGGCTACGACGGGCAGCGGGCTATTCTGCTGGCTCCGGTGGTGCGCGGGCGTAAGGGCGAGTACCGCAAGCTGTTCGGCGACCTGAAGCGCGAGGGCTTCGCACGGGTACGGGTGGACGGCACGATTTACGAGATGGACGACGCCGAGAAGCTGAAGCTGGAGAAATTCGAGAAGCACGATGTAGACGTGGTGATCGACCGCCTGAACATCAAGGACAGCGACCGCTCGCGGATTGCCGAGAGTGTCGAGCTGGGACTGCGGCGCGGCGAGAGCCTGCTGCGGGTGCTGTTCCCGGACAGCGGAGCAGAGGAACTGTACAGCGAGAAATTTGCCTGCCCCGAACACGGCAGCGTGCTGGAAGAGCTGGAGCCGCGCAGTTTCTCGTTCAACAATCCGTATGGAGCGTGCCCGGACTGCTCGGGGCTGGGCTTCAAGAACGAGTTTTCGGCGGAACTGGTGATCGACCCGAAACTTTCGCTGGCCGAGGGCGCGATCCTGCCCTGGAGCAAGAAGGGCACCGGCGGCGGCGTGTACTACTGGGACAAGATCAAGGCGCTGGCCGAGCACATGGCCTTTGACACCAAGACGCCCTGGCAGGAATTGCCGAAAGAGGCCCAGCACGCCATTCTGCACGGCCCCGGCAAACCGTTCGAGGTGGTGTACCGGCGGGGCGGCAAGGAAACCATGCGCTTCGAGACCGAGTTCGAGGGCGTGCTGGTGAATCTGGAGCGCCGCTACGCCGAAACCGAGTCGGAATTCATGCGCGAGAAGATGGAAGAGATGATGGAGCTGTGCCCCTGCCCTACCTGCGGCGGCACGCGCTACAAGCCCGAGATTCTGGCGGTGCGCGTGGGCGGGCTGAACATCTCGCAGGCGTCGCATATGAGCGTGCTCGACGCCGACGCCTTCTTTGCGGGGCTGGAGGCCGGAACGCTGGACCACGACGCCATCGAACCGTACCTGAAGACGGGTGTGGGCGGCTCGCAGCTGGCCCACGCACCCCACCGCTATGAGTACACGCTGGGCGAGTTCGGCACACAGGTGGCGGCTCCCATCGGGCGGGCCGTTCGCACGCGCCTGAAGTTTCTGGTGGATGTAGGCCTCGATTACCTGAGCCTGGACAGAGCGGCCAACACCCTGTCGGGCGGCGAGGCGCAGCGCATCCGGCTGGCGACCCAGGTGGGCAGCGGCCTGACCGGGGTGCTGTACGTGCTGGACGAACCCTCGATTGGGCTGCACCCGAAGGACAACCACCGATTGATCGGCACGCTCAAGCACCTGCGCGATCTGGGCAACACGCTGCTGGTGGTCGAGCACGACGAAGACACCATGATGGAAGCCGATCATCTGGTAGACATGGGGCCGGGCGCGGGCATTCACGGCGGGCATGTGGTGGCGCAGGGCACGCCGGAAGAGGTGAAGGCCGACGGCAACAGCCTGACCGGAAAATACCTGCGCGGCGAGCTGAAGATCGAGGTGCCCGCCACCCGCAGACGCGGCAACGGCAAGAAGCTGAGCGTGCGCGGGGCGAAGGAAAACAACCTTCAGAACGTGGACATCGATATTCCGCTGGGCACCATGACCGTCGTGACCGGGCCGAGCGGCTCGGGCAAGAGCACCCTGATTCACGACATCCTGCATGCCACGCTGGCCCGCGACCTGAACGGAGCCAAGACCACCCCCGGCAAGGCCGACGCCATCGTGGGCATCGATCACCTCGATAAGGTCATCGAGATCGACCAGTCGCCCATCGGACGCACGCCGCGCAGCAACCCGGCCACGTATACCGGCGTGTTTACCGAGGTGCGCGACCTGTTCACCCGCACGGCGGAATCGCGGCGGCGCGGGTATCAGGCCGGACGGTTCAGCTTCAACGTCAAGGGCGGGCGCTGCGAGAACTGCAAGGGCGACGGCGTGATGAAGATCGAGATGAACTTCCTGCCCGACATCTATGTTCCCTGCGAGGTGTGCAAGGGGGCGCGGTACAACCGTGAGACGCTGGAAGTGAAGTACAACGGCAAGAGCATTTCAGACGTGCTCGATATGACGGTGGAAGACGCCCGCGACTTCTTCGAGAACATCCCGACCATCGAGCGCAAGATGCAGCTGATGTGCGATGTGGGGCTGGGATACATGCGGGTCGGACAGCCGAGCACCACGCTGTCGGGCGGCGAGGCGCAGCGCATCAAGCTAGCGTCGGAGCTGAGCAAGCGGGCCACCGGCAAGACCATCTATATCCTCGACGAACCCACCACGGGCCTGCACTTCGAGGATGTCCGCAAGCTGATGGAGGTGCTGGAACGGCTGGTCGAGGGCGGCAACACCCTCCTGATCATCGAGCACAATCTGGACGTGATGAAGTGCGCCGACTGGATCATCGATCTGGGGCCAGAGGGCGGCGTGCGCGGCGGCACGGTGGTGGCGACCGGAACACCCGAACAGGTGGCCGCCCACGCCAGCAGCCATACCGGGGCGTATCTGGCGAAGGTACCGGGCATCGTGCCGGAAGAGCTGCCCCAGCGAGAACTGGTGGCCGCCAGCACCGATGACAAGCCGAAGAAGTCCCGGAAGAAGGCGTGA
- the bshA gene encoding N-acetyl-alpha-D-glucosaminyl L-malate synthase BshA, with protein MTAPQSDPFLKIAVLCHSGAGGSGVVATELGLEVAAAGHEVHFVGTAVPFRLGGVGHGLMGRGPYFHQVSNYAYALFDQPFPELSAANALTEVILEHDTTLTHAHYAIPHASAALHARDITGRSRVITTLHGTDVTLVGADPTFIHSTRHAILKSDTVTAVSDFLAEQTRDVFGVDVPIRVIYNFVDTQRFRRNADPTMRSRFAHPDEALLVHVSNFRPVKRATDVIETFARVASEMPARLLMIGDGPDRLACFELAQKRGVIGRVQFLGSFPDVQSVLGIADLFLLPSNRESFGLAALEAMACEVPVVAARAGGIPEVVIDGVTGILTEVGDVDAMAHASLRILRDQDVYLSMGHAARKRAVEHFHPSLIVPQYLEAYREVLER; from the coding sequence ATGACGGCTCCTCAATCTGATCCATTTCTGAAAATCGCCGTTCTGTGCCATTCAGGGGCAGGCGGCTCTGGCGTGGTTGCCACCGAGCTGGGCCTGGAGGTCGCTGCTGCGGGCCACGAGGTTCATTTCGTGGGCACAGCGGTTCCCTTCCGGCTGGGTGGAGTGGGTCACGGGCTGATGGGGCGCGGGCCGTACTTCCATCAGGTCAGCAACTATGCTTACGCGCTGTTCGACCAGCCATTTCCCGAGCTGAGCGCCGCCAACGCCCTGACCGAAGTGATTCTGGAACACGACACCACCCTCACGCACGCGCACTACGCCATTCCGCATGCCAGCGCCGCGCTGCATGCCCGCGACATCACCGGGCGCAGCCGCGTCATCACGACGCTGCACGGCACCGATGTGACGCTGGTGGGAGCCGATCCGACCTTCATCCACAGCACCCGCCACGCCATTCTCAAATCCGATACCGTGACGGCAGTTTCCGACTTTCTGGCCGAGCAGACCCGCGACGTGTTCGGCGTCGATGTGCCGATCCGGGTCATTTATAACTTCGTGGATACCCAGCGTTTCCGGCGCAACGCCGACCCCACCATGCGCTCGCGCTTCGCCCACCCTGACGAAGCGCTGCTGGTGCATGTCAGCAACTTCCGCCCGGTCAAGCGGGCCACCGACGTGATCGAGACGTTTGCGCGGGTGGCCTCGGAAATGCCCGCCCGCCTGCTGATGATCGGAGACGGCCCCGACCGGCTCGCCTGCTTCGAACTGGCCCAGAAGCGCGGCGTGATCGGGCGGGTGCAGTTCCTGGGGTCGTTTCCAGACGTGCAGAGCGTGCTGGGCATTGCCGACCTGTTTCTGCTGCCCAGCAACCGTGAGAGCTTCGGGCTGGCGGCGCTGGAGGCGATGGCCTGCGAGGTGCCGGTGGTGGCGGCGCGGGCGGGCGGCATTCCCGAGGTGGTGATCGACGGCGTGACCGGCATTCTGACCGAGGTGGGCGACGTGGACGCGATGGCGCACGCCTCGCTGCGAATCCTGCGCGATCAGGACGTGTACCTGAGCATGGGCCACGCCGCCCGCAAACGCGCCGTCGAACACTTCCACCCCTCGCTGATCGTGCCGCAGTATCTGGAGGCTTACCGGGAAGTGCTGGAACGGTGA
- a CDS encoding glycine--tRNA ligase, whose translation MPASSMEELVSLCKRRGFIFQGSEIYGGLQGFYDYGPLGVELKNNIKAAWWRSNVYERDDMEGLDSSIIMHRLVLRHSGHEATFSDPMVDNKKNNKRYRLDHLVKDQKADVIAKVAAEMGEDASNFPALVAALNKQAARASEALKTAGVRDPFSGEVGDWTEPKPFNMMFKTTIGPIADEESYGYLRPETAQGIFTNFKNVVDSTSRRLPFGIAQIGKAFRNEITPRNFIFRVRELEQMEIEFFCVPGTDEQWHEHWLERRLSWWEAQGVPRSKIEILDVPKEDLAHYSKRTYDLMYDYPTLGHEEIEGIANRSDYDLGSHTKSQAELGLVAKVEENLDSIAKLTIPHPETNKPVVPFVIEPSAGVDRAMLAVLSEAFTKETLENGNERIVLKLRPHLAPIKVAVIPLARNKPELVELARSIKNDLQKLGLGRILLEDSGNIGKAYRRHDEVGTPFCVTVDFDTIGQSAEGADQSLKDTVTIRDRDTLQQERIQISELSAWIQAKLR comes from the coding sequence ATGCCCGCAAGCTCGATGGAAGAACTCGTATCATTGTGTAAACGCCGGGGCTTTATTTTTCAGGGTTCGGAAATATACGGCGGCCTTCAGGGGTTTTACGATTACGGCCCGCTGGGTGTGGAACTCAAGAACAACATCAAGGCCGCGTGGTGGCGCAGCAACGTATACGAGCGCGACGACATGGAAGGTCTGGATTCCAGCATCATCATGCACCGCCTGGTGCTGCGCCACAGCGGCCACGAAGCGACGTTTTCCGACCCGATGGTGGACAACAAGAAGAACAACAAGCGCTACCGCCTGGATCATCTGGTGAAAGATCAGAAGGCCGACGTGATCGCCAAGGTTGCCGCCGAAATGGGCGAGGACGCCAGCAACTTTCCGGCGCTGGTGGCGGCGCTGAACAAGCAGGCCGCCAGAGCTTCGGAAGCGCTGAAGACGGCGGGCGTGCGCGACCCGTTTTCCGGCGAGGTGGGCGACTGGACGGAACCTAAGCCGTTCAACATGATGTTCAAGACCACCATCGGCCCGATTGCCGATGAGGAGAGTTACGGCTACCTGCGCCCCGAGACCGCCCAGGGCATCTTCACCAACTTCAAGAACGTGGTGGACAGCACCAGCCGCCGCCTGCCCTTCGGCATCGCCCAGATCGGCAAGGCGTTTCGCAACGAGATCACGCCGCGCAACTTCATCTTCCGGGTGCGCGAGCTGGAACAGATGGAAATCGAGTTCTTCTGCGTGCCCGGCACCGACGAGCAGTGGCACGAGCACTGGCTGGAACGCCGCCTGAGCTGGTGGGAAGCCCAGGGCGTGCCGCGCAGCAAGATCGAGATTCTGGACGTGCCGAAAGAAGATCTGGCGCACTACTCCAAGCGCACCTACGACCTGATGTACGACTACCCCACGCTGGGGCACGAGGAAATCGAGGGCATTGCCAACCGCAGCGACTACGATCTGGGGTCTCATACCAAGTCGCAGGCCGAACTGGGGCTGGTGGCGAAGGTGGAAGAGAACCTGGATTCCATCGCCAAGCTCACCATTCCGCACCCCGAGACGAACAAGCCGGTGGTGCCCTTCGTGATCGAGCCGTCGGCGGGTGTAGACCGGGCCATGCTGGCGGTGCTGAGCGAGGCATTTACCAAGGAAACCCTGGAAAACGGCAACGAGCGCATCGTGCTGAAGCTGCGGCCCCATCTCGCGCCCATCAAGGTGGCGGTCATTCCGCTGGCCCGCAACAAGCCGGAACTGGTCGAACTCGCCCGGAGCATCAAAAACGACCTGCAAAAGCTGGGGCTGGGCCGGATTCTGCTGGAAGACAGCGGCAACATCGGCAAGGCGTACCGCCGCCATGACGAGGTGGGCACGCCGTTCTGCGTCACGGTCGATTTCGACACCATCGGACAGAGTGCCGAGGGCGCAGATCAGAGCCTGAAAGACACCGTGACCATCCGTGACCGCGACACCTTGCAGCAGGAGCGCATCCAGATCAGCGAGCTGAGCGCCTGGATTCAGGCGAAGTTGCGGTAA
- a CDS encoding metallophosphoesterase, producing the protein MSAPNPPDATSAHRHWTSSLWDGSWLIIPDLHGHAARLNAALQAAQRYPAARLAFLGDLIDDSPRRRQARRVSASGQPDDSRHILTAVRELVEAGRAEVLLGNHEAMACASVLDDHRPLMDVWWRVGGREAAASYGWHGKGDAGELAEMLRWWRGHARLWLDIGPPGAQVLLSHAARPTPSRLEAQHSRAADLLDSAEDLVVWFPLGQHADNGARLRSLPCLPDGFIASLHGHMETQDIWTLLDVQDVPAYQLDLHPGVGRLALMVLSAAGELAPLVALIQA; encoded by the coding sequence GTGAGCGCTCCGAACCCGCCTGACGCGACCTCGGCACATCGACACTGGACTTCTTCGCTCTGGGACGGCTCGTGGCTGATCATTCCCGATCTGCACGGACACGCGGCCCGCCTGAACGCGGCTTTGCAGGCGGCGCAGCGGTACCCGGCAGCGCGGCTGGCGTTTCTGGGTGACCTGATCGACGATTCTCCGCGTCGTCGGCAGGCGCGGCGTGTCTCTGCCTCGGGGCAGCCCGACGACTCGCGCCACATCCTGACAGCGGTGCGGGAACTGGTGGAAGCGGGCCGCGCCGAAGTGCTGCTGGGCAACCATGAGGCGATGGCCTGTGCCAGCGTGCTCGACGACCACCGCCCGCTGATGGACGTGTGGTGGAGAGTCGGCGGAAGGGAGGCCGCCGCGTCGTATGGCTGGCATGGCAAGGGCGACGCGGGCGAACTGGCCGAGATGCTGCGCTGGTGGCGGGGTCACGCCCGCCTGTGGCTGGACATCGGGCCGCCGGGCGCACAGGTGCTGCTGTCGCATGCTGCCCGGCCCACGCCCTCGCGCCTGGAAGCTCAACACAGCCGCGCCGCTGATCTGCTGGACAGTGCAGAAGACCTGGTGGTGTGGTTTCCGCTCGGGCAGCATGCCGACAACGGGGCGCGTCTGCGCTCGCTGCCGTGCCTGCCAGACGGCTTTATCGCCAGTCTGCATGGGCACATGGAAACCCAGGACATCTGGACGTTGCTCGACGTGCAGGACGTACCCGCGTATCAGCTCGACCTGCATCCGGGCGTGGGCAGGCTGGCCCTGATGGTACTGAGTGCGGCAGGCGAACTTGCGCCACTGGTGGCCCTGATTCAGGCTTGA